A genomic region of Ewingella sp. CoE-038-23 contains the following coding sequences:
- a CDS encoding ABC transporter ATP-binding protein yields MSTIEHSTFASPASVDGKAPPILLDVKDLRVTFGTPDGDVTAVNDLNFDLRAGETLGIVGESGSGKSQTAFALMGLLASNGRIGGSAKFNGREILNLPPRELNKLRAEQISMIFQDPMTSLNPYMRVGEQLMEVLMLHKNMSRREAFDESVRMLDAVKMPEARKRMKMFPHEFSGGMRQRVMIAMALLCRPKLLIADEPTTALDVTVQAQIMTLLNELKSEFNTAIIMITHDLGVVAGICDKVLVMYAGRTMEYGQARDVFYQPSHPYSIGLLNAVPRLDSEGGMMTTIAGNPPNLLRLPKGCPFQPRCQHAMEICNTAPPLERFGEGRLRACFKPVEELV; encoded by the coding sequence ATGAGCACCATTGAACATTCAACTTTCGCGTCACCGGCGTCCGTTGACGGCAAAGCGCCGCCAATCCTGCTTGATGTGAAAGACCTGCGCGTCACCTTCGGCACGCCAGACGGCGACGTGACGGCAGTTAACGACCTGAACTTTGACCTGCGTGCTGGTGAAACACTGGGCATCGTAGGGGAGTCCGGCTCGGGCAAATCCCAGACCGCGTTTGCGCTGATGGGACTGCTGGCCAGCAACGGCCGCATTGGCGGTTCGGCTAAATTTAATGGCCGTGAAATCTTGAACCTGCCGCCGCGCGAGCTTAACAAGCTGCGTGCCGAGCAGATTTCGATGATTTTCCAGGATCCAATGACCTCGCTGAACCCGTACATGCGCGTTGGCGAGCAGTTGATGGAAGTCCTGATGCTGCATAAGAATATGAGCCGTCGCGAAGCCTTCGACGAGTCAGTGCGCATGCTGGACGCGGTGAAAATGCCTGAAGCGCGCAAGCGCATGAAGATGTTCCCGCACGAGTTCTCTGGCGGTATGCGCCAGCGCGTGATGATTGCCATGGCGCTGCTGTGCCGACCAAAACTGCTGATTGCTGACGAACCGACTACCGCGCTGGACGTGACCGTTCAGGCGCAGATCATGACCTTGCTGAATGAGCTGAAAAGCGAGTTCAACACCGCCATCATCATGATCACCCATGATCTGGGCGTGGTTGCCGGGATCTGTGACAAAGTGCTGGTGATGTACGCCGGGCGCACCATGGAATATGGTCAGGCGCGCGACGTGTTCTACCAGCCGTCTCATCCTTACTCTATCGGCCTGCTTAATGCCGTTCCTCGTTTGGATTCCGAGGGTGGCATGATGACTACCATTGCCGGTAACCCGCCAAACCTGCTGCGCTTGCCAAAAGGCTGCCCATTCCAGCCTCGCTGCCAGCACGCGATGGAAATCTGTAACACCGCACCTCCACTGGAGCGTTTCGGTGAAGGGCGTTTACGCGCCTGCTTTAAGCCGGTCGAGGAGTTGGTATGA
- a CDS encoding HI1450 family dsDNA-mimic protein — MDLNNRLTEDETLEQAYDIFLELAGDNLDPADILIFNLQFEERGGAELYDPAEDWVEHVDFDLNPDFFAEVVIGLADAEDQPINDIFARVLLCREKDHKLCHILWKE; from the coding sequence ATGGATTTAAATAACCGCCTGACCGAAGACGAAACCCTTGAGCAAGCCTATGACATTTTTCTGGAACTGGCGGGCGACAATCTCGATCCGGCGGATATCTTGATCTTCAATCTGCAATTTGAAGAGCGCGGCGGTGCCGAACTGTATGACCCGGCCGAAGATTGGGTTGAGCACGTGGATTTCGATCTGAACCCGGACTTCTTCGCCGAAGTGGTTATCGGGCTGGCCGACGCTGAAGATCAGCCGATTAATGATATTTTCGCGCGCGTTCTGCTGTGCCGCGAAAAAGACCACAAGCTGTGCCATATTTTGTGGAAAGAATAA
- the cls gene encoding cardiolipin synthase, with the protein MTTFYAVISWLLIFGYWLLIAGVTLRILMKRRAVPSAMAWLLIIYIIPLVGIIAYLSFGELHLGKRRAERAKAMWPSTARWLNDLKGCHRIFATENSEIASSLFQLCERRQGIAGVKGNQLQLLTTSDDTLHAMMRDIELARHNIEMVFYIWQPGGLVDQVAESLMAASRRGIHCRLMLDSAGSVAFFRSPYPAMMRNAGIEVVEALKVSLWRVFLRRMDLRQHRKVVLIDNYVAYTGSMNMVDPRYFKQDAGVGQWVDLMARMEGPVATTMGIVYSCDWEIETGKRILPPEPDVNQMPFEQESGHTIQVIASGPGFPEDMIHQALLTASYSAREQLVMTTPYFVPSDDLLHAICTAAQRGVDVSIVMPMKNDSMMVGWASRAFFNELLEAGVKIYQFEDGLLHTKSILVDGQLSLVGTVNLDMRSLWLNFEITLVIDDDGFGNDLAQVQADYIARSHLLDVEAWLKRPFWHRIIERLFYFFSPLL; encoded by the coding sequence ATGACAACTTTTTATGCGGTAATTAGCTGGCTTCTTATTTTTGGCTACTGGTTACTGATTGCCGGCGTGACGCTGCGCATTTTAATGAAGCGCCGCGCGGTGCCTTCGGCTATGGCATGGCTGCTGATCATTTATATTATTCCGTTGGTCGGCATTATCGCCTACCTGTCGTTTGGGGAGTTGCATCTTGGGAAACGGCGTGCAGAACGCGCCAAGGCGATGTGGCCTTCTACCGCGCGCTGGCTGAATGATCTCAAAGGCTGTCATCGCATTTTCGCCACCGAAAATAGCGAGATAGCCAGCTCACTGTTTCAGCTTTGCGAACGCCGTCAGGGCATCGCGGGCGTGAAAGGCAACCAGCTGCAACTGCTGACCACCAGTGACGACACCCTGCACGCCATGATGCGCGATATTGAGCTGGCGCGGCATAACATCGAGATGGTGTTCTATATCTGGCAACCCGGCGGTTTGGTCGATCAGGTGGCTGAATCCCTGATGGCGGCCTCGCGTCGCGGTATTCACTGCCGCCTGATGCTCGACTCCGCGGGCAGTGTCGCCTTCTTCCGCAGCCCTTATCCCGCCATGATGCGCAACGCCGGTATCGAAGTGGTCGAGGCGCTGAAAGTCAGCCTGTGGCGCGTATTCTTGCGCCGCATGGATTTGCGTCAGCACCGTAAAGTGGTGCTGATCGACAACTATGTGGCTTATACCGGCAGCATGAACATGGTCGATCCGCGCTATTTCAAACAGGACGCAGGCGTGGGCCAGTGGGTCGATTTGATGGCGCGTATGGAAGGCCCGGTCGCCACCACCATGGGTATCGTCTACTCCTGCGACTGGGAAATCGAAACCGGTAAACGCATTCTGCCGCCGGAGCCTGACGTCAATCAGATGCCGTTTGAGCAAGAGAGCGGCCACACCATTCAGGTCATCGCCTCCGGCCCGGGCTTCCCTGAGGATATGATCCATCAGGCGCTGCTCACCGCCTCGTATTCGGCGCGCGAGCAGTTGGTGATGACTACCCCTTATTTCGTGCCGAGCGACGATTTGCTGCATGCGATCTGTACCGCAGCCCAGCGCGGCGTTGACGTCAGCATCGTTATGCCGATGAAGAACGACTCGATGATGGTCGGCTGGGCCAGCCGCGCCTTCTTCAACGAGCTGTTGGAAGCCGGCGTGAAAATCTACCAGTTCGAAGATGGCTTGCTGCATACCAAGAGCATTCTGGTCGACGGCCAACTCAGTCTGGTGGGCACCGTGAACCTCGACATGCGCAGCCTGTGGCTGAACTTCGAAATCACGCTGGTGATTGATGATGACGGCTTTGGCAACGATTTGGCGCAGGTGCAGGCCGACTATATCGCCCGCTCGCACTTGCTTGACGTCGAAGCCTGGTTAAAACGCCCCTTCTGGCATCGCATTATTGAACGGCTGTTCTACTTTTTCAGCCCGCTGCTGTAA
- the yciA gene encoding acyl-CoA thioester hydrolase YciA produces MNEKHSLPNGEMVLRTLAMPADTNANGDIFGGWLMSQMDMGGAIQAKEIAKGRVVTVRVDGMTFLKPVAVGDVVCCYARCIRTGNSSITINVEVWVKKVSSEPIGQRYRATEAVFTYVAVDDEGKSRKLPDGRSNFSVDSDGVSQD; encoded by the coding sequence ATGAACGAAAAACATAGCTTACCTAATGGTGAAATGGTGTTGCGTACACTGGCTATGCCAGCGGATACCAATGCTAACGGTGATATTTTTGGCGGATGGCTGATGTCACAAATGGACATGGGCGGCGCGATCCAGGCGAAGGAAATCGCTAAAGGCCGCGTGGTGACTGTCCGTGTTGATGGCATGACGTTTCTGAAGCCCGTCGCTGTAGGTGATGTTGTATGTTGTTACGCACGCTGTATTCGAACCGGTAACAGTTCGATTACCATCAATGTGGAAGTGTGGGTGAAGAAGGTCTCTTCTGAGCCTATTGGTCAGCGCTATCGCGCTACCGAGGCCGTGTTTACCTACGTGGCCGTGGATGATGAAGGCAAGTCACGCAAACTGCCAGATGGCAGAAGCAACTTCAGCGTAGACTCTGACGGCGTTTCGCAGGACTAA
- a CDS encoding YciC family protein, translating into MPIAANTLYRDSFNFLRNQFTSILLLALLTALITVILNQIFTPSAEQLSLLSANSDDLSGTAGMSLQELIQNMSPEQQMVLLKVSGAATFSALVGNVLLVGGMLTLIQMVSSGMRTSALRSIGASAPILPRLLGLMLLCTLLVQLGITLFVVPGVLIAVAVSLSPVISSVERMGVFKSIKVSSKLAFSNARLVLPAIMFWLAAKMLVLLAVSHLSALPTMAATIVLSTLSNLISAFLLIYLFRLYSKLRA; encoded by the coding sequence ATGCCTATCGCGGCCAATACCTTGTACCGTGACAGTTTCAATTTCCTGCGTAATCAGTTCACCAGCATCCTGCTGTTGGCGTTACTGACCGCGCTGATCACCGTCATTTTGAATCAGATTTTCACTCCAAGCGCTGAACAGCTCAGCCTGCTGAGTGCTAACAGCGATGATTTGTCCGGTACCGCAGGCATGAGCCTTCAGGAACTTATTCAGAACATGTCGCCTGAACAGCAGATGGTGCTGTTGAAAGTCTCCGGCGCAGCCACCTTCTCAGCGCTGGTCGGCAATGTGCTGTTAGTGGGCGGCATGCTGACGCTGATTCAGATGGTGTCCAGCGGGATGCGCACCAGCGCCCTGCGCTCAATTGGTGCTTCCGCGCCAATCCTGCCTCGCCTGCTGGGCCTGATGTTACTCTGTACCTTGCTGGTGCAGTTGGGTATCACCCTGTTTGTGGTGCCGGGCGTGCTGATCGCGGTGGCGGTTTCACTGTCGCCGGTGATTAGCAGTGTCGAAAGAATGGGCGTGTTTAAGTCGATTAAAGTCAGCAGCAAGCTGGCCTTTAGCAATGCGCGTCTGGTGCTGCCAGCGATTATGTTCTGGCTGGCTGCCAAGATGCTGGTGTTGCTGGCGGTGAGCCATCTGAGCGCCCTGCCAACCATGGCGGCGACCATTGTGTTGAGTACGTTGAGCAACTTGATTTCAGCTTTCCTGCTGATCTACTTGTTCCGTCTGTACTCCAAATTGCGTGCCTAA
- a CDS encoding YkgJ family cysteine cluster protein has translation MSEINNPCVSCGACCAYFRVSFYWAESEEAGGVVPQALTEQVTPFLSCMQGTNSKSPRCVALEGEIGQSVSCSIYLNRPTPCREFDQSGLNGVGNESCDRARAKYGLPPLEMEIPLSLVAAAAMPDPVSYHVD, from the coding sequence ATGAGCGAAATTAACAATCCCTGTGTATCCTGTGGCGCATGCTGCGCTTACTTCCGCGTTTCCTTTTATTGGGCTGAATCTGAAGAAGCCGGTGGCGTGGTCCCCCAGGCTTTAACTGAGCAAGTCACCCCCTTTCTAAGTTGTATGCAAGGCACCAACAGTAAATCTCCGCGCTGCGTGGCGCTGGAGGGTGAGATTGGCCAATCCGTTTCATGTTCTATTTACCTCAATCGCCCGACGCCCTGTCGTGAGTTCGACCAATCGGGTTTGAACGGCGTGGGTAACGAATCCTGTGACCGCGCGCGGGCCAAATATGGTTTACCGCCGTTGGAGATGGAGATCCCCCTGTCACTGGTGGCCGCAGCCGCCATGCCGGATCCGGTCAGCTATCACGTCGATTGA
- a CDS encoding YciY family protein codes for MKRSKNEVGRWRMLRQSQRRRSRWLEGQSRRYRHIYRIRQIHHQQHQRLSLYAVTYEWRS; via the coding sequence ATGAAACGTAGTAAGAATGAAGTAGGGCGCTGGCGCATGCTACGCCAGTCTCAGCGCCGCAGAAGCCGCTGGCTGGAAGGTCAATCAAGACGTTATCGCCACATCTACCGCATTCGGCAGATTCACCATCAGCAGCATCAACGTCTTTCTTTATATGCCGTTACTTATGAATGGCGCTCGTGA
- the oppF gene encoding murein tripeptide/oligopeptide ABC transporter ATP binding protein OppF, giving the protein MTDHTVIHSPSKHEAPPDKKVLLEVADLKVHFDIKDGKQWFWQPSKTLKAVDGVTLRLYEGETLGVVGESGCGKSTFARAIIGLVKATDGKVAWLGKDLLGMSAAEWQQTRSDIQMIFQDPLASLNPRMTIGEIIAEPLKTYHPKMPRSQVKEKVKAMMLKVGLLPNLINRYPHEFSGGQCQRIGIARALILEPKLIICDEPVSALDVSIQAQVVNLLQDLQREMGLSLIFIAHDLAVVKHISDRVLVMYLGHAVELGTYDEVYHNPQHPYTRALMSAVPVPDPDKERNKVIQLLEGDLPSPINPPSGCVFRTRCPIAGPECAVTRPLLEGSFRHAVSCLKVDPL; this is encoded by the coding sequence ATGACAGATCACACAGTAATTCACAGCCCGTCCAAGCACGAAGCGCCACCAGACAAAAAAGTTCTGCTGGAAGTGGCGGATTTAAAAGTCCACTTTGATATCAAAGATGGTAAGCAGTGGTTCTGGCAGCCATCCAAAACCCTGAAAGCGGTGGATGGCGTGACGCTGCGCCTGTATGAAGGGGAAACTCTGGGTGTTGTGGGTGAGTCAGGCTGCGGCAAATCGACCTTCGCCCGCGCCATTATCGGTCTGGTGAAAGCCACTGACGGCAAAGTGGCCTGGTTGGGTAAAGACCTGCTGGGCATGTCTGCGGCGGAGTGGCAACAAACCCGTAGCGACATTCAGATGATTTTCCAGGACCCGCTGGCATCGCTTAACCCGCGCATGACCATCGGCGAAATCATCGCCGAGCCGCTGAAAACCTATCACCCGAAAATGCCTCGCTCTCAGGTTAAAGAGAAAGTGAAGGCGATGATGCTGAAGGTTGGCCTGCTGCCAAACCTGATCAACCGTTATCCGCACGAGTTCTCCGGCGGCCAGTGTCAGCGTATTGGTATCGCCCGCGCGCTGATCCTTGAGCCGAAGCTGATTATCTGTGACGAGCCGGTTTCAGCCCTCGACGTGTCGATTCAGGCGCAGGTGGTGAACCTGCTGCAAGACTTGCAGCGTGAGATGGGCCTGTCGCTGATCTTCATCGCGCATGACCTAGCGGTGGTGAAACACATCTCTGACCGCGTACTGGTGATGTACCTCGGTCACGCCGTGGAGTTAGGGACATACGATGAGGTGTACCACAATCCTCAGCACCCTTACACCCGCGCATTGATGTCAGCCGTGCCGGTTCCAGACCCGGACAAAGAGCGCAATAAAGTGATTCAGCTGTTGGAAGGGGACTTACCGTCGCCAATCAACCCGCCGTCAGGCTGCGTGTTCCGCACCCGCTGCCCGATTGCTGGCCCAGAGTGCGCAGTAACTCGCCCACTGCTGGAAGGCAGCTTCCGCCACGCCGTCTCTTGCCTTAAAGTGGACCCGCTCTAA
- a CDS encoding BON domain-containing protein, with protein sequence MKLFKTLSAFCMAAVVVMSVAACAPTQKSEGTGGYIDDTVVTTKVKSALLADKNIKSREISVETFKGRVQLSGFVTSTAEANRAVEVTRGVAGVKSIENDTRVK encoded by the coding sequence ATGAAGCTATTCAAGACTTTGTCAGCATTTTGCATGGCAGCGGTGGTAGTGATGTCCGTTGCGGCCTGTGCTCCTACCCAGAAATCTGAAGGGACCGGCGGCTATATCGACGACACCGTGGTGACCACCAAAGTTAAGTCTGCACTGTTGGCCGACAAAAACATTAAATCGCGTGAAATTAGCGTGGAAACCTTCAAAGGCCGCGTACAGTTGAGTGGCTTTGTGACCTCAACGGCCGAGGCGAATCGCGCAGTGGAAGTGACGCGTGGCGTGGCGGGTGTGAAATCAATTGAAAATGATACGCGGGTGAAATAA
- a CDS encoding septation protein A, whose protein sequence is MKQLLDFLPLVVFFVFYKLYDIYYASGALIVATALALIFTWIKYRKVEKMTLITFAMVAIFGTLTLVFHNDEFIKWKVTVIYVLFSGALLVSQLILKKPLIQRMLGKELTLPDHVWNKLNVSWAIFFLLCGLANIYVAFWLPQEVWVNFKVFGLTVLTLVFTLLSGVYIYRHMPDEEKK, encoded by the coding sequence ATGAAGCAGCTCCTCGATTTTCTTCCCTTGGTGGTCTTTTTTGTTTTTTATAAGCTTTACGACATTTATTACGCGTCAGGTGCGCTGATTGTCGCCACCGCCCTCGCGCTGATTTTCACGTGGATTAAATACCGTAAAGTGGAGAAAATGACGCTGATCACCTTCGCCATGGTGGCCATTTTCGGCACCCTGACGCTGGTCTTCCATAATGACGAATTCATTAAATGGAAAGTGACGGTGATTTACGTGCTGTTCTCCGGCGCACTGCTGGTCAGCCAGCTGATCCTGAAAAAGCCGCTGATTCAGCGCATGCTGGGCAAAGAACTGACCCTGCCGGATCACGTCTGGAACAAGCTGAACGTCAGCTGGGCAATCTTCTTCCTGCTGTGCGGATTAGCAAATATTTACGTTGCGTTCTGGTTACCGCAAGAAGTATGGGTTAACTTCAAAGTGTTCGGCCTGACCGTGCTCACGCTGGTCTTTACCCTGCTGAGTGGGGTCTACATTTACCGGCATATGCCGGACGAAGAAAAAAAATAA
- the trpA gene encoding tryptophan synthase subunit alpha: MERYQQLFKRLESKKEGAFVPFVTLGDPGVELSLSIIDTLIEAGADALELGIPFSDPLADGPTIQGANLRAFAAGVTPTQCFGMLQRIREKHPDIPIGLLMYANLVFHNGIDTFYQRCAEVGVDSVLVADVPFEESAPFRAAAMRHGIAPIYICPPNASDDLLREISSHGRGYTYLLSRAGVTGTEKRALLPLNHLVDKLREYNAAPPLRGFGISEPSQVKETLAAGAAGAISGSATVRIIENNLHQPSEMLAQLSRFTSEMKAATRA, encoded by the coding sequence ATGGAACGTTATCAACAATTATTTAAGCGTCTGGAAAGCAAAAAAGAAGGCGCTTTCGTTCCCTTCGTGACGCTGGGCGATCCGGGCGTAGAGCTGTCGCTGTCTATCATTGATACGCTGATTGAAGCCGGTGCCGACGCCTTAGAGTTGGGTATTCCCTTCTCTGATCCACTGGCCGACGGCCCGACCATTCAGGGCGCTAATCTGCGCGCTTTTGCCGCCGGTGTGACGCCGACCCAGTGCTTTGGCATGCTGCAACGCATCCGCGAGAAGCACCCGGATATCCCCATTGGCCTGCTGATGTACGCCAATCTGGTGTTCCACAACGGCATTGATACTTTCTATCAGCGCTGCGCCGAAGTGGGCGTGGACTCCGTGCTGGTCGCCGACGTGCCGTTTGAAGAGTCAGCGCCATTCCGTGCCGCAGCCATGCGCCACGGCATCGCGCCAATCTACATCTGCCCGCCGAACGCCTCAGATGACCTGTTGCGCGAAATCTCTTCCCACGGCCGGGGTTACACCTACCTGCTGTCACGCGCAGGGGTGACAGGGACTGAGAAACGCGCCCTGCTGCCATTGAACCACTTGGTCGATAAGCTGCGTGAATACAACGCGGCTCCGCCACTGCGGGGCTTCGGTATCTCTGAACCTTCTCAGGTCAAAGAGACGCTGGCCGCTGGTGCAGCAGGCGCTATCTCCGGCTCGGCTACCGTGCGCATCATCGAAAACAATCTCCACCAGCCGTCCGAAATGCTGGCCCAGCTCTCGCGCTTCACCAGTGAGATGAAAGCCGCGACTCGCGCTTAA
- the trpB gene encoding tryptophan synthase subunit beta, producing the protein MTLLNPYFGEFGGMYVPQILMPALTQLEEAFVSAQRDPEFQAEFIDLLKNYAGRPTALTLCKNLTAGTKTKLYLKREDLLHGGAHKTNQVLGQALLAKRMGKTEIIAETGAGQHGVASALACALLGLKCRIYMGAKDIERQSPNVFRMRLMGAEVIPVHSGSSTLKDACNEALRDWSGSYETAHYMLGTAAGPHPYPTIVREFQRMIGEETKAQMLEREGRLPDAVIACVGGGSNAIGMFADFIDETTVKLIGVEPAGLGIETGQHGAPLKHGHVGIYFGMKAPMMQTSEGQIEESYSISAGLDFPSVGPQHAFLNSIGRADYVSITDDEALDAFKALSRSEGIIPALESSHALAYALKLIKETPQKEQILVVNLSGRGDKDIFTVHDILSARGEI; encoded by the coding sequence ATGACTTTACTAAATCCCTACTTCGGCGAATTCGGCGGTATGTACGTTCCGCAGATTTTGATGCCCGCTCTTACCCAATTAGAAGAGGCCTTCGTCAGCGCCCAGCGTGACCCGGAGTTTCAGGCCGAGTTTATCGACCTGCTGAAGAACTACGCGGGTCGTCCGACGGCCCTGACGTTGTGCAAAAATCTGACCGCCGGTACCAAGACCAAGCTGTATCTCAAGCGTGAAGATTTGCTGCACGGCGGCGCGCACAAAACCAACCAAGTGCTGGGTCAGGCTCTGCTGGCGAAGCGCATGGGCAAAACTGAGATCATCGCCGAAACCGGCGCGGGTCAACACGGCGTGGCTTCTGCTCTGGCCTGTGCCCTGCTCGGTCTGAAATGCCGCATCTACATGGGTGCCAAAGACATTGAGCGCCAGTCGCCGAACGTATTCCGTATGCGTTTGATGGGCGCGGAAGTGATCCCCGTACACAGCGGCTCCTCCACGCTGAAAGATGCCTGTAACGAGGCGCTGCGCGACTGGTCTGGCAGCTATGAAACCGCGCACTACATGCTCGGCACGGCGGCAGGCCCGCACCCTTACCCAACCATCGTGCGTGAATTCCAACGCATGATTGGTGAAGAAACAAAAGCGCAGATGCTTGAGCGCGAAGGTCGCCTGCCAGACGCAGTGATTGCCTGCGTGGGTGGCGGTTCCAACGCTATCGGCATGTTCGCTGACTTCATCGATGAAACCACCGTTAAGCTGATTGGCGTTGAGCCAGCAGGCCTCGGGATTGAAACCGGGCAGCACGGCGCGCCGCTGAAACACGGCCACGTGGGGATCTATTTCGGCATGAAAGCCCCGATGATGCAGACTTCAGAAGGCCAAATCGAAGAGTCTTACTCGATTTCCGCCGGTCTGGACTTCCCCTCCGTCGGCCCGCAGCACGCCTTCCTGAACAGCATTGGCCGTGCCGACTATGTGTCAATCACTGATGATGAAGCACTGGACGCGTTCAAAGCGCTGTCGCGCAGCGAAGGCATCATCCCGGCGCTTGAGTCCTCTCACGCACTGGCTTATGCCCTGAAACTGATTAAAGAGACGCCGCAGAAAGAGCAAATTCTGGTGGTTAACCTGTCTGGCCGTGGTGATAAAGACATCTTTACCGTCCACGACATCCTGTCCGCGCGGGGAGAAATCTAA
- a CDS encoding energy transducer TonB: MPLKKFRFVRKVTLPLVFSVAFHSAVIGALLYVTMKDAVTLPKQEQQVMSVTMVNPADFAPPPKPQVQPQPEPEPEPEPEPEVKPEAPPPPEAVALPEPKPKPKPVKKPVEKPKPKVKPVEKPVQKVEKPKVTDDASPFNNSKPDVKPAAQPPAQSTPSASSGPRPLDRSKPQYPARAFALQIEGRVRVQFDVDSDGRVDNIRILSAEPRNMFEREVKQAMRKWRYEPKAANNLVVNLVFKINGGSTVE; this comes from the coding sequence ATGCCGCTAAAAAAGTTTAGATTTGTTCGCAAGGTCACACTGCCACTGGTATTTTCTGTCGCCTTCCACAGCGCGGTTATTGGCGCCTTGCTTTATGTCACCATGAAGGACGCCGTGACACTGCCCAAACAAGAGCAGCAGGTCATGAGCGTGACCATGGTGAACCCAGCGGATTTCGCTCCGCCGCCGAAACCACAGGTGCAGCCGCAACCGGAGCCAGAGCCAGAGCCAGAACCCGAGCCAGAAGTGAAGCCGGAAGCGCCACCGCCGCCAGAGGCGGTCGCGCTTCCTGAGCCGAAGCCAAAACCTAAGCCGGTCAAAAAGCCGGTTGAGAAGCCTAAGCCAAAAGTTAAACCTGTTGAGAAGCCGGTGCAGAAGGTTGAGAAGCCGAAAGTCACCGATGACGCGTCGCCGTTCAACAACAGCAAGCCGGACGTCAAGCCTGCGGCCCAGCCGCCAGCGCAGTCCACGCCAAGTGCCAGCAGCGGGCCGCGCCCGTTAGATCGCTCTAAGCCACAGTATCCGGCCCGAGCCTTCGCGTTGCAGATAGAAGGGCGTGTGCGGGTGCAGTTTGACGTGGACAGTGACGGTCGGGTAGATAACATCCGCATTCTGTCCGCCGAACCGCGCAATATGTTTGAACGCGAGGTGAAACAGGCAATGCGTAAATGGCGCTATGAGCCGAAAGCCGCCAACAACCTGGTGGTCAACTTGGTGTTTAAAATCAACGGCGGGTCTACCGTCGAGTAA
- a CDS encoding YnfU family zinc-binding protein yields the protein MSFFDGLKFLSSQKTKVTCPECKAVSEQMSTKVRKNSTLVCPKCGALFQPKSQ from the coding sequence ATGTCATTCTTCGACGGATTGAAGTTTCTTTCTAGCCAGAAAACTAAAGTCACCTGCCCGGAATGCAAAGCGGTGAGTGAACAAATGAGCACCAAAGTGCGCAAGAATTCAACGCTGGTCTGCCCGAAATGCGGTGCTTTATTTCAACCGAAATCACAGTGA
- the ompW gene encoding outer membrane protein OmpW gives MKAASWVLLAAAVLPSIASANQAGDIIFRVGTATVRPTEGSDNVMGLGSFNIDNNTQMGLTLGYMFTDNIGVELLGATPFKHKVGLNSTGTIAEVKQLPPSLMAQYYFGDRQDKLRPYVGLGVNYTTFYDADFNQTGRDAGLSDLSVKDSWGVATQVGMDYNLNDNWLLNMSVWWMDIDTDIKFKAAGEDQSIHTRIDPWVFMFAAGYRF, from the coding sequence ATGAAAGCAGCATCTTGGGTTCTTCTCGCGGCGGCAGTTCTGCCGTCAATCGCCAGTGCAAATCAGGCTGGAGATATCATTTTCCGCGTTGGTACCGCAACGGTACGGCCGACCGAAGGGTCAGACAACGTAATGGGTCTGGGATCGTTCAACATTGATAACAATACTCAGATGGGGTTAACGCTGGGGTATATGTTTACCGACAATATTGGCGTGGAGTTACTGGGCGCCACGCCTTTCAAGCATAAAGTCGGTTTAAACAGCACTGGCACCATTGCTGAAGTGAAACAGCTGCCGCCTTCATTAATGGCGCAATACTATTTTGGCGACCGTCAGGATAAATTGCGTCCTTATGTAGGTCTGGGCGTCAACTACACCACCTTCTATGATGCTGATTTCAACCAAACCGGTCGCGATGCCGGATTGTCAGATTTGAGTGTTAAAGACTCGTGGGGCGTGGCGACGCAGGTCGGGATGGATTATAACCTGAACGACAACTGGCTGCTGAACATGTCGGTCTGGTGGATGGACATCGACACTGACATCAAATTCAAAGCAGCAGGGGAAGATCAGTCAATCCATACGCGCATCGACCCTTGGGTATTTATGTTCGCCGCGGGTTATCGTTTCTGA
- a CDS encoding YciI family protein, with translation MLYVIYSEDVPDSLEKRAAARPAHVERLQKLHDEGRVIVAGPTPAIDSADPGAAGMTGSVVIIEFETLKDAQTWADADPYVAAGVYKSVTVKPFKRVF, from the coding sequence ATGCTCTATGTAATTTATTCTGAAGATGTACCCGACTCTTTGGAAAAACGTGCCGCTGCGCGTCCTGCACACGTCGAACGTTTGCAAAAGCTCCATGATGAAGGCCGCGTGATCGTCGCTGGCCCAACGCCTGCAATTGACAGTGCAGATCCGGGCGCGGCAGGCATGACTGGTTCAGTGGTTATCATTGAATTTGAAACCCTGAAAGATGCTCAGACCTGGGCCGATGCTGACCCTTACGTTGCCGCCGGCGTTTATAAAAGCGTGACCGTGAAGCCGTTTAAGCGCGTTTTCTAA